In Parus major isolate Abel chromosome 3, Parus_major1.1, whole genome shotgun sequence, the following are encoded in one genomic region:
- the OTOR gene encoding LOW QUALITY PROTEIN: otoraplin (The sequence of the model RefSeq protein was modified relative to this genomic sequence to represent the inferred CDS: deleted 2 bases in 1 codon; substituted 1 base at 1 genomic stop codon) — protein sequence MDLAHPQIVLHQRKMTQSVYLMIFCISLMFPLATGIFMEKLTSKXLCTDDVLYTNSLARAEEDYNASDCRFINIKKGQLIYVYSKLMNEKDSGEFWPASIRVYGEHFEGHMGTAGYFSSSLVSEQHVYQEANKTVPTRVRNLQIPSWQHNCTWLCNANLL from the exons ATGGACCTGGCACACCCTCAGATAGTGCTGCACCaaagaaaaatgacacaaaGTGTTTATTTGATGATCTTTTGTATCTCA TTAATGTTTCCTCTTGCAACTGGAATTTTTATGGAGAAGCTTACCAGCAAGTAGCTGTGTACTGATGATGTACTGT ACACCAATTCCCTTGCCAGAGCAGAAGAGGATTATAATGCTTCAGACTGCAGATTCATTAATATTAAGAAGGGTCAATTGATTTATGTTTACTCAAAACTAATGAATGAAAAAGACTCTGGAGAGTTCTGGCCTGCAAGTATAAGA GTTTATGGAGAACATTTTGAAGGCCATATGGGGACAGCTGGTTATTTCTCTAGCAGTTTAGTGTCAGAACAACATGTCTATCAAGAAGCAAATAAGACTGTTCCTACAAGGGTAAGGAATTTACAaattcccagctggcagcatAATTGTACTTGGCTATGTAATGCTAATTTGCtgtaa